One genomic region from Euzebya sp. encodes:
- a CDS encoding MFS transporter, translating into MPSPPDTTRLPRPPGDPEATADPDAYRRWAQRRVMRALVITQIFGGAGLAAGVSVGALLAEDLLGSTRGAGLPAALFTAGAAGAAIGVGWLSERCGRRPGLAVGYAVGAAGGAGVVLAAATEHVPLLLASLMVYGAGSATNLQCRYAGADLVHESHRGRAVSTVLVATTLGAVAGPNLLQVTGDLAVAVDLPRLSGPFVLASAVYAIAGAVTAALLRPDPLLTARRLDAVGLDLAHPPAVPVDETPWGSVASSAAPSTWWQRRRPLVLAATGMVLAQAVMVAVMTMTPVHLEDHGHGLDAVGLIIGLHIGAMYLPSPVTGRLVDRFSPSAITAAGGVVLVTAALAAGAAGSSTRTLGVALVLLGIGWNLSLVGGTALVTNLTTLADRARTQGSVDLGVALAGAAGGLSSGAVVAAAGFRALGLVAAGLAGLITLSVLRVRRRAQAS; encoded by the coding sequence GTGCCCTCACCACCTGACACGACCCGACTGCCCCGCCCGCCTGGCGATCCGGAGGCCACCGCCGATCCGGACGCGTACCGGCGCTGGGCGCAACGTCGCGTGATGCGGGCTCTGGTGATCACCCAGATCTTCGGGGGCGCCGGCCTGGCTGCTGGGGTCAGCGTCGGCGCGCTGCTCGCAGAGGACCTCCTCGGGTCGACCCGCGGCGCGGGCCTCCCGGCGGCTCTGTTCACCGCCGGCGCCGCCGGTGCGGCGATCGGCGTCGGCTGGCTGTCAGAGCGGTGCGGACGCCGACCTGGCCTGGCGGTCGGGTATGCCGTGGGGGCGGCGGGAGGTGCCGGGGTGGTGCTCGCGGCGGCGACCGAGCACGTGCCCTTGCTGCTGGCGTCGCTGATGGTCTACGGGGCGGGCAGCGCGACCAACCTGCAGTGCCGCTACGCCGGTGCGGACCTGGTCCATGAGTCCCACCGCGGCCGCGCGGTCAGCACGGTCCTCGTCGCGACGACCCTTGGCGCGGTCGCCGGGCCGAACCTCCTCCAGGTCACCGGCGACCTGGCTGTGGCCGTCGACCTCCCGCGGCTGAGCGGCCCGTTCGTGCTCGCATCAGCCGTCTACGCGATCGCCGGAGCGGTGACCGCCGCGTTGCTGCGCCCCGACCCGCTCCTGACCGCGCGACGTCTGGATGCCGTCGGTCTCGACCTCGCGCACCCTCCCGCGGTGCCCGTCGACGAGACGCCGTGGGGGAGCGTGGCATCGAGCGCCGCTCCGTCCACGTGGTGGCAGCGGCGTCGCCCCCTCGTCCTGGCGGCGACCGGGATGGTCCTGGCCCAGGCGGTCATGGTGGCGGTGATGACCATGACCCCCGTCCACCTCGAGGACCACGGCCACGGCCTCGACGCGGTCGGGCTCATCATCGGCCTGCACATCGGCGCGATGTACCTGCCCTCACCGGTCACCGGGCGGCTGGTCGACCGCTTCTCACCGTCGGCGATCACGGCGGCGGGTGGCGTGGTCCTCGTCACCGCAGCGCTCGCCGCCGGGGCCGCCGGGAGCAGCACGCGCACCCTCGGGGTCGCGTTGGTGCTCCTCGGCATCGGGTGGAACCTCTCCCTGGTCGGCGGTACGGCGCTGGTGACGAACCTCACCACGCTCGCCGACCGCGCCCGCACTCAGGGCAGCGTCGACCTCGGCGTGGCCCTTGCGGGCGCCGCAGGGGGTCTGTCCAGCGGGGCCGTGGTCGCCGCCGCCGGCTTCCGGGCGCTCGGCCTGGTTGCCGCCGGGCTGGCCGGTCTCATCACCCTCAGCGTCT